The sequence below is a genomic window from Mauremys mutica isolate MM-2020 ecotype Southern chromosome 23, ASM2049712v1, whole genome shotgun sequence.
GCTTCAAATTCCTAATTATAATAATTAGGAGGGTGATAAATGCAAAGGCTTTTTAACATAAACATAACATCTGATATTTGCATAGTCTCTCTAGTGTCCATGGGTTTATGCTAAAACATACAGTGACTAGAGGAGGATAGAATCATCCAGAAAACTTAGCAGCAATGTGCCCTTTTTCTTTCAGAAGCGATCTAGTTTACCCAATTCTTATACTTAACTGCAAGAACTTATTTTCTTGTGTACTCAACTGTGATGGAATCTGGGCAAGTAGAGGAGGAAAGCACTGGGGATTTGTGCCTGATATGTGTTAAGACTACAATCACAAATGAAATAGTCAGTAGAAAACATTATGTTGTCTCCAATGTAGACAACTACAATTGGGTACCTTGCTATATAGTTCATCTGTCTTGTGTCTAAACATGCATGGTCTATCTTGTTAGTCTCATGAAGCAGAAGTCTTGAAGCAATTAGCTGAGAAACGAGAGCATGAAAAAGAAGTGCTTCAGAAAGCAATTGAAGAAAATAATAACTTCAGCAAAATGGCAGAAGAGAAGCTGACCCACAAAATGGAAGCTAACAAagaaaacagagaggcacaaatGGCTGCTAAACTGGAGCGCTTGAGGGAGAAAGTAGGTGTAGAGTTCTAATTCCCACTTGGGAAGAACTCGTTTATGTTCTTTTCTATGCTAACCAACTAAACATAACCACTAAGGGCAGAGTGGGGTAATTGTCTAAATAGACATCTGGAggtcttgggggggagggagggtgtatCTTTTGGTCAGTCACTAAAGAGGATTATAtcttattattaaatccccaaaAGACCTATAGTAATTCTCTTGGGAAGAGGAATAGGAGGGAATTTATGcactttaaaaaaggaagaaagaagttGCTGATCTTCAAAACCGTGGCATATGCTACAATTCATCCTGTCAGTTCGGGGTCAGATGTGAAGGTGGAATTGGAAGATGTGGCAGCTGAAGTGTAGACATGAGTGCTGCTACAAACCTAGAGTCTTGGTTTCTTTAGTAGATTAATTCAAACAACTAATTGCTCAATCACCTTTCCTTTATTCAGGACAAGCATATTGAAGAAGTACGAAAGAACAAAGAAGGCAAAGAACCTGGTGAGAACGAAACTGACTGACTTCATTCTGGAAAataactctccccttcccctaaaTATCCAAAGACTGTATTGgccagtggggtttttttgttgaatttcTAGAAAACTGATGTAGAGCTGGATAGTTAGATCCAAACTGTACACTTGCTTTGGGGACTAAAGGGGAGATCTTACATGTTTCACTTTTTCTAAAGTGTTGTCTTTCCAGTGTAGCTATCTTCTTGTTGCATCCTTTTCTACTCCAGTGCACTTGCTACTGGGCTGATGGCTAGTACTGTATAAGCTCTGTAAGACATGTTTGTGAAAGGAATATGTAGTATACTATTCCATGCTGAATATGTTACACTTCAAATCTGACTCTGTCCCAGTCTTATAAGATACTACTGTAACTGACTGACTTAATAAAGCTGCACAGTGCTATTATCACAAGTGAATTATTTCTGGAACTAGTATGACAATACATTAACAAAATCCAGCTTTTATAGATGACTCTGTCTAAAACAGGCCTTCTTTAACATTAGAAAGAAAAGCCTAAAGCAGCACTTTTTCTTACAGCCAGCTACTGGATATACTGTATGGCATCTTTTTCCCTAGAGCTGTCTTCATTGTCTTAATCTTACAATAAGAGCTTTGTTGTGGCACCTCAGCAGTTGTCAGCTGTTATGGTTCTTGTTTAAACAATTCAGAACCACCTCCCTCTGGACATTGACACTTCAACAAATAAATCCTTGTTACCACATGACTGTAATCTGACTTTTTATGTTAAAAACAACTTTTCTGGAAACACTAAGAGAGCGATCCAATTGTCACCATGCAGCTTTGTGAAGAGACTTCAGGGGAAATGGTGATTTCAGACTTGACACAGTTCTTGCACTTCCCTAATCCAACAACAAAcaggtttaaatttaaaaatgtgaatgTTATTGAGACATACAGTGAAGTACTGGAATAGTTTCTGTACATGGGCAGTCTACCTCTATTAAGAGGAGCCACCCTTTTTGTGAGTAAAAAATAGTTTGAGTTAGAATAAACAGTAGTTGGAACTTAAGGGAGAGATAAGCACCCAACTTCCATCCCTGTCCTTACAAAATAGTTTCCCCAAAAGACTACTTGCTTAATTATTGTTAGCTAGCATGTGTTGTCCCTATTTAATTCAATTCATGCCAGTCTAATTGGAGAAAGACCATTATTTCACTTAGCTCAGTAGCTTTCCTTCCAAAGTGAAGTAGTCTAGGAGGATCTTGTAGACACTTGTGAATGTATACTGCTAATTATGAGGTAAGTAGCTATATGACTATAAAGTCTCCAACCTAGATATAGGTAGGATTCATTCTTAAACTGAGACCCTGTTACTCAGGCTTGTACTATAATCTGTCTCAGAGAACGTTTCTAGCTAAATACAGGAGTACCCATTGAATGGCTTGACACCATGTACTCTTCCCACTGAAGCTTGTAAGAGGCAAGGTGGGGGAGATGATACAGGTAGCAAATGTGAGACCGCTAATGCTGGACTTTCAGAGGCCCTGAGCActaacagctcccactgacttcagctggaattTTGGATGGTCAGCACTGCTAAAACAGCTGAGGGCTCAAAATTGGACactattttttaatttgttgctCTTATTGTTTAGTCTTATTGCAACAGTTACTTCACAATCCAGTTCCACTTTATGGGAATAAAAGTCACAGGGCATCTGATGTCCTGAAGATGGTGTGATAGCTGAGCCAGGGATCTAGGGTTTTTAAATTGCCAACCTGAATGCCAAGCTTCTCCTCCAGTTTTCTGGGGGCTGTTACTATGGAAACCTTGTTTCTGAATGTGGACTGGTTTTGTGCAGTGTTTGTACGATATCTAGAACAGTGAGACCCTGGtcaatgactggggctcctcCTAGCTGTTACATGTATAATGTCAGGTCTGATCAGATCAAGAATCTATTCTGCATATTTAGTCCAAGTATTGTGGGGTGCTACTCCATCAATGGGGGGGTGGAAACTTAAGAATACAGGAGAGGACAGGCAAAGTGACTTATCTGAGATCACAGAGCCGTGCCAATTAGAAATGAACGCTAGATCTGGCAACTACGAGCCTAGCACATCTCATGATATACACTATGCTGCACTTACACCACTCTTGTGGGGGGAAAATAAGTCAGGGGACCCCAAAGTACTCATCacactgatttttgcctcagggAAAAAGCCCCACCCTGGCAGCAGCCTAGCACCATGCTGTGAAGAAGAGGACCGCCAACTAAAAACCTCCACATTATGTCCTGTAGTAGGTTGCCAGATGGGCCCTGGAGCTATCTCTAAAGATCTGGTCACACCTAACCCTGATCCTGTTATCTCCAAAAGGAACACAAGGGGGATATGGCTGAACTAGTTTCATTCCATCTTGAGACTGGTGGAAGAAAAGGGTCTTTAAAGAAGGGTAATGAATTTGAGGAGGGAATTAAAACGTGAGGGACCAAGGAACTGAGGATGACACAGCAAGTGAGGGGAAAAGTGAAGTAATGGAttacagggagagagaggatggAACAGATAAGATGAGGGGAAAGAAATAAAGGGAGAAGACATCAGGGGAAAAAGTGAAAGGCCGGCCAGCCAGCCTGTAAAGAGCACCAGGCTTTAAGAGACAAATTCaagttagaaataaggcacaatgaTGGTGACTGAGCAGTGGAACCAATTACCAAGGGAAagtgaattctccatctcttgatgtcttcagctCAAGATGATGCCTGTCTgcaagatatgctttagccaaacccaAGTTACTGGGCTTATTACAGGTAATAACTTAAAATTAATTGCATGTAGTATACAGGAGGTCATGCTAGATGATTTAatgctctcttctggccttagtaTCTATGAAACTACAAAGCTATATAATAATTCTTGGGTCCATATTAGAAGAATTGTGGCTTGAGAAGTGGGAAAAGGCTGTGATGTGGTTTTTATTGGATTAACTATGAAAATGAATATAGCCAGTATTATAAGCTCCCATGTTTATTTTATGCTGCCCTCATATTTTAGTTTTCAATATACCACAGATTTTTGCATTGATAATGTCCAGTTACATCATAGAGATTGTTAGGGGAAGCTAGACATCTGAGTAGGGGACATTTGGGGTTGACCCCTTCACTGGtatgggttctcaaactgggggttggaactcctcagggggtcatgaggttattacatgaggggtcgcaagctgtcagcctccaccccaaaccctgctatgccaccagcatttataatggtgttaaatatattttaaagtatttttcatttataaggggtgtgtgtgtcacattcagaagcttggtatgtgaaagggtcaccagtacaaaagtttgagaaccactgtagtaGCTGGATGTTTTTGCTACAGCAATCTGTGAAATAGTTAACCATGTTGGGATTTAAAATGTCATCTTTAGGTTTTAGCGTTAACTCAGAGATGAACAGGCCAGTTCACCTCTTTCAGGTATTGATACAAGTTGTCCGCAGACTCTGGAAGACGTCACTGCATTGATATAGGCCCTAGGGGTTGTCTACACCGAGAAGCTATTGCAAAATaagctagggtgtgaatttaaaacaTGATAGTTATTCCACACTAGTTCCCAGTGTGTGCATTCTTATTCCACACTGAGTGACTTTTTGCATATTCATCTTATTGCACTCCCAAAGTGGTTTAAGCTAAACTATATAAAGACACTCACTGCAGAATAAGCATCCACATGGGGAGGTAGTACAGAATAGCTACTTCCCTGTGTAGATAAGCCTTTATTCTGTTCAGGTTTTCAGGGTTATGTTTGCAATAATGAGTGCTAcaaacatcatttaaaaaaaatgcaagctcagattctggagcacaattaTGCATCC
It includes:
- the STMN1 gene encoding stathmin; protein product: MASSDIQVKELEKRASGQAFELILSPRSKEAVPEFPLSPPKKKDLSLEEIQKKLEAAEERRKSHEAEVLKQLAEKREHEKEVLQKAIEENNNFSKMAEEKLTHKMEANKENREAQMAAKLERLREKDKHIEEVRKNKEGKEPGENETD